One part of the Coffea eugenioides isolate CCC68of chromosome 10, Ceug_1.0, whole genome shotgun sequence genome encodes these proteins:
- the LOC113749727 gene encoding DPH4 homolog, translating into MIISGNLIERTYYEILGLKEDATYEQIRSSYRSSILSSHPDKLLKEREKLNPEHKSGDRFMELQRAWETLSNPRSRAIYDSELHTLRQDAVTSEDVSLEDLTVEEADDSLELSYSCRCGDYFVIDSSELTEIGYPLSRNGNTITLHTTKSSQASIILPCGSCSLKIRLLINSDVKLHIDGHS; encoded by the coding sequence ATGATCATCAGTGGGAACTTGATCGAGCGAACCTACTACGAAATCCTTGGTTTGAAAGAAGATGCAACCTATGAACAGATCCGGTCAAGCTATCGCTCTTCCATCCTTAGTTCTCATCCTGATAAACTGCTAAAGGAACGTGAAAAACTGAATCCTGAGCACAAGTCTGGTGACAGATTCATGGAGTTACAGCGAGCTTGGGAAACCCTCAGCAACCCAAGGTCTCGTGCCATTTATGACAGTGAACTGCATACTTTGAGGCAGGATGCAGTGACTTCTGAAGATGTTAGCTTGGAGGATCTTACAGTTGAAGAAGCTGATGATAGTTTAGAGCTTTCTTATAGTTGCAGGTGTGGTGATTACTTTGTAATTGATTCTTCAGAGTTGACAGAGATTGGCTATCCATTGTCAAGAAACGGGAATACAATCACTTTACACACAACAAAATCTTCGCAAGCATCTATTATTCTTCCCTGTGGATCTTGCTCTCTTAAAATCCGTTTGTTGATCAATTCAGATGTTAAGCTTCACATTGATGGTCATTCATGA